From one Streptomyces sp. CA-210063 genomic stretch:
- a CDS encoding aldo/keto reductase — protein sequence MEYTRLGTSGLKVSRIALGCMSFGDPAKRMPWVLDDTAAEPIFRQTVELGITFWDTANIYGLGTSEEIVGRALRKYTQRDDIVLATKLFQPMHQGPGGSGLSRKAVMEQIDASLRRLDTDYVDLYQIHRFDPATPVEETMEALHDVVKAGKARYIGASSMWAWQFAKMQHAAEANGWTKFVSMQDHYSVIHREEEREMYGLLADQGVGSIPWSPLAGGRVTRPWGEQGTTRRSEEDRQVDMNGRPLFLDSDKAIVDAVQKIAEGRGVSMAQIALAWVLRNPVVSSPIVGATKPHHLADAVAALDIELTDDEVDALEAPYVPRLPVFFS from the coding sequence ATGGAGTACACGCGTCTGGGAACCTCGGGCCTGAAGGTCAGCCGTATCGCGCTCGGCTGCATGAGCTTCGGCGATCCCGCGAAACGGATGCCATGGGTGCTCGACGACACGGCGGCAGAGCCGATTTTCCGGCAGACCGTCGAACTCGGCATCACGTTCTGGGACACCGCCAACATCTACGGCCTGGGCACCTCGGAGGAGATCGTCGGACGCGCGCTACGGAAGTACACCCAGCGCGACGACATCGTCCTCGCCACGAAGCTGTTCCAGCCCATGCATCAGGGGCCGGGCGGCTCGGGGCTCTCGCGCAAGGCCGTCATGGAGCAGATCGACGCCTCGCTGCGACGGCTGGACACCGACTACGTCGACCTCTACCAGATCCACCGCTTCGACCCCGCGACACCGGTCGAGGAAACGATGGAGGCGCTGCACGACGTGGTCAAAGCGGGCAAGGCCCGCTACATCGGCGCCTCGTCGATGTGGGCGTGGCAGTTCGCCAAGATGCAGCACGCCGCGGAGGCCAACGGCTGGACGAAGTTCGTGTCCATGCAGGACCACTACAGCGTGATCCACCGCGAGGAGGAGCGGGAGATGTACGGCCTGCTCGCCGACCAGGGCGTGGGCAGCATCCCCTGGAGCCCCCTTGCCGGGGGAAGGGTGACCCGCCCCTGGGGCGAGCAGGGCACGACGCGCAGGTCGGAGGAGGACCGTCAGGTCGACATGAACGGCCGGCCGCTCTTCCTCGACAGCGACAAGGCCATCGTCGACGCGGTGCAGAAGATCGCCGAGGGGCGCGGGGTGTCCATGGCGCAGATCGCACTGGCCTGGGTCCTCAGGAACCCGGTGGTCTCGTCCCCGATCGTGGGCGCCACCAAGCCGCACCACCTCGCCGACGCCGTCGCCGCGCTCGACATCGAGCTGACCGACGACGAGGTCGACGCTCTTGAAGCACCCTATGTTCCGCGCCTGCCCGTCTTTTTCTCCTGA
- a CDS encoding DUF6537 domain-containing protein: protein MRGKVSLGPWFTSVFRLLAGARRLRGTPFDLFGYAHVRRVERELIAEYRRVIEEVLRFLDPTNHALAVTIAGLPDEVRGYEQTKLDNVTRYRQRLDDLRRELTRSQPVSAP from the coding sequence ATGCGCGGGAAGGTCTCCCTGGGCCCATGGTTCACCTCGGTGTTCCGCCTGCTCGCCGGCGCGCGACGGCTGCGCGGCACACCGTTCGACCTCTTCGGCTACGCCCATGTGCGGCGGGTGGAGCGCGAGCTGATCGCCGAATACCGTCGCGTGATCGAAGAGGTCCTCCGGTTCCTCGACCCCACGAACCACGCTCTCGCTGTGACCATCGCCGGTCTCCCGGACGAGGTCCGCGGTTACGAGCAGACAAAGCTCGACAACGTGACCCGCTACCGGCAGCGTCTCGACGATCTCCGGCGCGAGTTGACGCGCTCGCAGCCCGTCTCGGCCCCGTGA
- a CDS encoding aldo/keto reductase gives MHEQDSTPNGNSTGRGRRGFLMGAAGLAATSAVAGPATLAQAQAASSAIGARGTVGRRNQVTAAITQTGHRRLGSGPASLKVSGIGLGTQTMPGNLYGPVTSRRDMVALVRTAFDQGVTFFDTAEAYGPFESESILGEALRTVRDDVVIASKFGWNIDPDTGANTGLNSRPDRIRQVVDGILGRLRTDHIDLLYQHRVDPTVPIEDVADTVKDLVAQGKVRHWGLSEPGLGTIRRAHAVLPLTAIQNEYSTLWRGPEEQVLPLCEELGIGFVCFSPLGTGFTTGTINPYTRFTEGDRRTAAPRNSRDNMAANMPLVQLLQDWAVRKGATPAQIDLAWLQAQKPWIVPIPSTTRLSHLLENIGAEEIRFSPDELQELNAAVAQVTIHGARLPAASLALTGVEAPPR, from the coding sequence ATGCACGAACAGGACAGCACGCCGAACGGCAACTCGACCGGTCGCGGTCGTCGCGGCTTCCTGATGGGCGCGGCCGGTCTGGCAGCCACCTCGGCGGTGGCCGGGCCGGCCACCCTGGCACAGGCGCAAGCGGCATCGTCCGCCATCGGCGCCAGGGGTACCGTCGGCCGTCGCAACCAGGTGACCGCGGCCATCACACAGACCGGTCATCGCAGGCTCGGGTCCGGGCCCGCCTCCCTGAAGGTCTCCGGCATCGGCCTCGGCACCCAGACCATGCCGGGCAACCTCTACGGTCCGGTCACCAGCCGCAGGGACATGGTCGCCCTCGTCCGTACAGCATTCGACCAGGGGGTGACGTTCTTCGACACGGCCGAGGCGTACGGACCGTTCGAGTCGGAAAGCATCCTCGGCGAAGCCCTCCGGACCGTCCGCGACGACGTGGTGATCGCGTCCAAGTTCGGCTGGAACATCGACCCCGACACCGGAGCGAACACCGGCTTGAACAGCCGTCCCGATCGCATCCGGCAGGTCGTCGACGGCATACTGGGGCGCCTGCGGACGGACCACATCGACCTGCTCTACCAGCACCGGGTGGATCCCACCGTCCCGATCGAGGACGTCGCGGACACGGTGAAGGACCTCGTCGCTCAAGGCAAGGTGCGGCACTGGGGCCTGTCCGAGCCGGGACTGGGGACCATCCGCCGGGCCCACGCGGTCCTGCCGCTCACCGCGATCCAGAACGAGTACTCCACGCTGTGGCGCGGACCGGAGGAGCAGGTCCTGCCGCTCTGCGAGGAACTCGGCATCGGCTTCGTGTGCTTTTCGCCCCTGGGCACGGGCTTCACGACCGGCACGATCAATCCGTACACCCGGTTCACGGAGGGAGACCGCCGGACCGCGGCACCCCGCAACAGCCGGGACAACATGGCCGCCAACATGCCACTGGTACAGCTGCTCCAGGACTGGGCCGTACGCAAGGGCGCCACGCCCGCCCAGATCGACCTCGCCTGGCTGCAGGCCCAGAAGCCGTGGATCGTACCGATACCCAGCACCACCAGGCTGTCCCACCTCCTGGAGAACATCGGCGCCGAAGAGATCAGGTTCAGCCCCGACGAACTCCAGGAGCTCAACGCCGCCGTCGCGCAGGTCACCATCCACGGTGCCCGGCTTCCGGCAGCGTCCCTCGCGCTGACGGGCGTCGAAGCACCGCCCCGCTGA
- a CDS encoding PQQ-dependent sugar dehydrogenase, translating to MLAGCTSGSSGGEEEPASAAGTDNAGSGSSRVRVLRTVTQGLNTPWGMAALPDGDLLVSSRDDGTITRVDADNGTTTEAGTVQGARDLPGEGGLLGLAVSPDFASDRLVYAYLTTTSDNRIVRMRYDTSRPQGEQLGRPETVLEGIPTGTYHNGGRIAFGPDGMLYAGTGETWDKPIAQDRDSLGGKILRMTPEGRPAPGNPEPDSLVYSSGHRNPQGLAFDDDGQLWASEFGQDTWDELNLIRPGRNYGWPEVEGRSDRAGFTNPVAQWTPAEASPSGIAYAEGAIWMASLRGERLWRIPLDGSRIAGEPSAALEGSYGRLRTVVAAGGDRLWLVTSNTDGKGSPEDSDDRILLVRVS from the coding sequence ATGCTCGCGGGCTGTACGTCGGGGAGTTCGGGCGGTGAGGAGGAGCCCGCGTCGGCCGCCGGAACGGACAACGCGGGCTCGGGCTCCTCGCGCGTGCGGGTCCTGCGGACCGTGACGCAGGGACTGAACACCCCGTGGGGCATGGCCGCTTTGCCGGACGGCGACCTGCTGGTCTCCTCCCGCGACGACGGCACGATCACCCGCGTCGACGCGGACAACGGCACGACGACCGAGGCCGGCACCGTGCAGGGAGCGCGGGACCTGCCCGGCGAGGGTGGCCTGCTCGGGCTCGCCGTCTCCCCGGACTTCGCCTCCGACCGCCTGGTGTACGCCTACCTCACGACCACCTCGGACAACCGCATCGTCCGCATGCGGTACGACACCTCGCGCCCACAGGGCGAGCAACTGGGCCGTCCGGAGACCGTGTTGGAAGGAATCCCCACCGGGACCTACCACAACGGCGGTCGGATCGCCTTCGGCCCGGACGGCATGCTCTACGCCGGCACCGGTGAGACGTGGGACAAGCCGATCGCCCAGGACCGGGACTCGCTCGGCGGCAAGATCCTGCGCATGACCCCCGAGGGTCGGCCCGCCCCCGGCAACCCCGAGCCCGACTCGCTCGTGTACTCCTCCGGCCACCGCAACCCGCAGGGTCTGGCCTTCGACGACGACGGGCAGTTGTGGGCGTCGGAGTTCGGGCAGGACACCTGGGACGAGCTGAACCTGATCCGGCCTGGCCGCAACTACGGCTGGCCGGAGGTCGAGGGCAGAAGCGACCGGGCGGGCTTCACCAATCCAGTGGCGCAGTGGACTCCCGCCGAGGCCTCACCCAGCGGCATCGCCTACGCCGAGGGCGCCATCTGGATGGCGAGTCTGCGGGGCGAGCGCCTGTGGCGCATCCCGCTGGACGGCTCCAGGATCGCGGGCGAGCCGTCGGCCGCGCTGGAGGGCTCGTACGGCAGGCTGCGCACGGTTGTCGCGGCGGGCGGTGACAGGCTGTGGCTGGTCACCAGCAACACCGACGGCAAGGGCTCCCCGGAGGACAGCGACGACCGGATCCTGCTGGTCCGGGTGTCCTGA
- a CDS encoding SDR family oxidoreductase, which yields MDKDVAVIIGAGGIGLAIARRVGIGRTVLLADYSEKALGVAAEQLRGAGYDVTTHLVDVSEPDAVARLADAAAELGPVTQVVHSAGVSPVQGTTEQVLHVDLLGTALVLDEFARVIAPGGAGVVISSMAGHMAGAYPYDTEHALASTPVSELLALPFLAPEKVGDSGAAYALSKRGNALRVQAAAVEWGRHGARINCISPGIISTPLAQDEMSGPGAEGYRQMIETSAAGRIGTPDDVAEAAAFLLGHQAGFITGSDLLADGGVIAALRAAQVWPVGRAQS from the coding sequence ATGGACAAGGACGTAGCGGTCATCATCGGTGCGGGCGGTATCGGCCTGGCGATCGCCCGTCGCGTGGGCATCGGCCGCACCGTGCTGCTCGCCGACTACAGCGAGAAGGCACTGGGCGTCGCCGCCGAGCAGCTGCGTGGCGCGGGCTATGACGTGACCACGCACCTCGTCGACGTCTCGGAGCCCGACGCGGTGGCCCGGCTCGCCGACGCCGCCGCGGAGCTGGGCCCGGTCACACAGGTCGTGCACAGCGCCGGAGTCTCGCCCGTACAGGGCACCACGGAGCAGGTCCTGCACGTCGACCTGCTCGGCACCGCACTGGTCCTCGACGAGTTCGCCCGCGTCATCGCGCCCGGCGGCGCCGGTGTCGTCATCTCCAGCATGGCCGGCCACATGGCGGGCGCCTACCCGTACGACACCGAGCACGCGCTTGCGAGCACCCCTGTCTCCGAACTGCTCGCCCTGCCCTTCCTGGCCCCCGAGAAGGTGGGTGACTCCGGTGCCGCCTACGCCCTGTCCAAGCGGGGCAACGCGCTGCGCGTGCAAGCCGCCGCCGTCGAGTGGGGCAGGCACGGTGCCCGTATCAACTGCATCAGCCCCGGCATCATCTCCACGCCGCTGGCCCAGGACGAGATGTCCGGCCCAGGCGCCGAGGGGTACCGCCAGATGATCGAGACGTCAGCCGCCGGACGCATCGGCACCCCCGACGACGTCGCCGAGGCAGCGGCCTTCCTGCTCGGTCACCAGGCCGGCTTCATCACCGGGTCCGACCTCCTGGCGGACGGCGGTGTGATCGCGGCTCTTCGGGCCGCGCAGGTGTGGCCTGTGGGCCGGGCACAGAGCTGA
- a CDS encoding XdhC family protein: MLNIADTLYDWCREARPFALATVVQVSGSAPLPPGTALAVDADGNVAGSVSGGCVEGAVYELCRQVLADSGAPARSRFGYSDDDAFAVGLTCGGEIDVLVQRVDPVDQPHLTLALDEVRRGGPAAVAQVVDGPEELLGRSLCVLGDGSAYDGTLGGARENRAVAAQARALLRAGRIGLVEVGGDADTCPERLTVLVHTRAPRPRMLIFGAVDFAAALSQAGAFLGYRVTVCDARPVFATAARFPYADEVVVDWPHRYLAGTEVDARTAVCVLTHDARFDVPLLRLALSLPVGYVGAMGSRRTHDHRLGLLREAGVPETHLARLHSPIGLDLGARTPEETAVSITAEIIAHAHHGTGLPLSHGSGPIHEPLAARGWELPPVY; the protein is encoded by the coding sequence ATGCTGAACATCGCGGACACGCTGTACGACTGGTGCCGCGAGGCACGTCCCTTCGCCCTCGCCACCGTCGTCCAGGTCAGCGGCAGCGCGCCCCTGCCGCCCGGTACCGCACTCGCCGTGGACGCGGACGGCAATGTGGCCGGCAGCGTCTCCGGAGGCTGCGTGGAGGGAGCGGTCTACGAACTGTGCCGCCAGGTCCTGGCCGACTCCGGCGCCCCCGCACGGTCCCGTTTCGGCTACTCCGACGACGACGCCTTCGCCGTGGGCCTGACCTGCGGCGGCGAGATCGACGTGCTGGTGCAGCGAGTGGACCCGGTCGACCAGCCCCACCTCACCCTTGCCCTCGACGAGGTACGGCGAGGCGGACCCGCCGCCGTGGCGCAGGTGGTGGACGGGCCGGAGGAACTCCTCGGCCGCAGCCTGTGCGTTCTCGGCGACGGCAGCGCGTACGACGGAACCCTGGGCGGCGCGCGAGAGAACAGGGCGGTCGCGGCGCAGGCCCGCGCCCTGCTCCGGGCGGGCCGCATCGGGTTGGTCGAGGTGGGAGGGGACGCCGACACCTGCCCCGAACGGCTGACCGTCCTCGTCCACACCCGCGCGCCCCGCCCCCGCATGCTGATCTTCGGCGCCGTCGACTTCGCCGCCGCCCTCAGCCAGGCCGGAGCCTTCCTCGGCTATCGGGTCACTGTCTGCGACGCCCGCCCGGTCTTTGCCACTGCCGCCCGCTTCCCGTACGCCGACGAGGTGGTCGTCGACTGGCCGCACCGTTACCTGGCCGGCACCGAGGTGGACGCCCGTACCGCCGTGTGCGTGCTCACCCACGACGCCAGGTTCGACGTCCCGCTCCTGCGCCTGGCCCTGAGCCTGCCCGTGGGGTATGTGGGTGCGATGGGCTCCCGGCGTACCCACGACCACCGCCTGGGCCTGCTGCGGGAGGCGGGCGTGCCGGAGACGCATCTGGCCCGTCTCCACTCACCGATCGGCCTGGACCTCGGTGCCCGCACCCCTGAGGAGACGGCCGTCTCCATCACCGCGGAGATCATCGCCCATGCCCACCACGGCACCGGGCTGCCTCTCTCCCATGGCTCCGGGCCCATCCACGAGCCCCTTGCCGCGAGGGGTTGGGAACTGCCGCCGGTGTACTGA
- a CDS encoding xanthine dehydrogenase family protein molybdopterin-binding subunit: MSPQPQAAVGAPLSRVDGRLKVTGRAKYAADHDPDGVVHAVVVDSTVALGRITGIDTRAALAQPGVLTVISHLDAPELPNLDTPFERLLAFQDDRILFHGQPVAVVVATTLESAQHAASLVEVTYDAEQPATDLTEAPPADDPETYARGDADEALRSAAVRLETTYRLARNHHNAMEPHATVARWDGDRLTVWDKTQYVVGTQNQLAGAFGIPRESVRVISPFVGGAFGSALRTWPHVTIAALAARMTDRRVKLVLTRRQQYFGTGYRPAYEYSVRLGSDRRGHLTAVIHELRSETSRYETHREPVLGIGQMLYTTPNVRQTHRSVPLDVNAATWMRGPGYATAAFPMESALDELAHELGLDPIELRLRNEPEEDPSSGLPFSTRRLRDCYRVGVREFGWNRRNPEPRSSRDGDWLFGTGVATGVYDVVRSAAQASVRLDADGTALVESSASDMGPGTYTSMTQVAADALGLTMRNVTFRLGDSLMPPAPAQGGSRTMASVGSAVQDGCDRLRQQAIRLAVEDEDSPLYGADAAHVVVRGGRLHMKDNPAQGETYRQLLTRNDRGHLETLGTFTPPSGPARFSMYAYGAMFAEVAVDARLGLVRVRRMLGVYDAGRIISPKLADSQALGAMVGGIGAALLEHTVTDHRDGRIVNANLADYLLPVNADIPDLRAIYLDGEDPEADPIGVKGLGEIVQVGVAPAVANAVFHATGRRIRELPITAEALL, translated from the coding sequence GTGAGCCCCCAGCCGCAAGCAGCCGTCGGCGCACCGCTCTCCCGCGTGGACGGACGCCTGAAGGTGACCGGCCGGGCGAAGTACGCCGCCGACCACGACCCTGACGGTGTCGTGCACGCGGTCGTCGTCGACAGCACCGTCGCCCTGGGACGGATCACTGGCATCGACACCCGCGCCGCCCTCGCCCAGCCCGGCGTACTGACGGTGATCAGCCACCTCGACGCACCCGAGCTGCCGAACCTCGACACCCCGTTCGAGCGGCTGCTCGCGTTCCAGGACGACCGGATCCTCTTCCACGGTCAGCCGGTCGCCGTCGTGGTGGCCACCACGCTGGAGTCCGCGCAGCACGCCGCGAGCCTGGTCGAGGTCACCTACGACGCCGAGCAGCCCGCCACCGACCTGACCGAGGCTCCTCCGGCCGACGACCCCGAGACCTACGCGCGCGGCGACGCGGACGAGGCGTTGCGATCCGCCGCCGTACGGCTGGAGACGACCTACCGGCTGGCCCGCAATCACCACAACGCGATGGAGCCGCACGCCACCGTCGCCCGCTGGGACGGCGACAGGCTCACGGTGTGGGACAAGACCCAGTACGTGGTCGGCACCCAGAACCAGCTCGCGGGCGCCTTCGGCATCCCGCGGGAGTCGGTGCGGGTCATCTCGCCGTTCGTCGGCGGCGCGTTCGGCAGTGCGTTGCGGACCTGGCCGCACGTCACCATCGCGGCTCTCGCCGCCCGTATGACGGACCGCCGGGTCAAACTCGTCCTGACCCGCAGGCAGCAGTACTTCGGCACGGGTTACCGGCCCGCCTACGAGTACTCGGTACGTCTGGGCAGTGATCGCCGCGGACACCTGACCGCCGTGATCCACGAACTGCGGTCGGAGACCTCCCGTTACGAGACGCACAGGGAGCCCGTCCTGGGCATCGGGCAGATGCTCTACACGACGCCCAATGTCCGTCAGACGCACCGCTCGGTGCCGCTGGACGTGAACGCGGCCACCTGGATGCGCGGCCCCGGCTACGCCACCGCCGCCTTCCCCATGGAGTCGGCGCTGGACGAGCTTGCCCACGAACTGGGCCTCGACCCCATTGAGTTGAGGCTGCGCAACGAACCGGAGGAGGACCCGTCCAGCGGGCTGCCGTTCTCCACCCGACGCCTGCGCGACTGCTACCGCGTCGGCGTCCGCGAGTTCGGCTGGAACCGCCGCAACCCGGAGCCCCGCTCCAGCCGCGACGGCGACTGGCTGTTCGGCACCGGTGTGGCCACCGGCGTCTACGACGTCGTACGCAGCGCCGCCCAGGCCTCGGTCCGGCTCGACGCGGACGGCACCGCACTGGTCGAGAGCTCGGCCAGCGACATGGGCCCCGGCACGTACACCTCCATGACGCAGGTCGCCGCGGACGCCCTCGGCCTGACCATGCGCAACGTGACCTTCCGGCTCGGCGACTCCCTCATGCCGCCGGCCCCGGCACAGGGCGGCTCGCGGACCATGGCCAGTGTCGGCTCCGCCGTCCAGGACGGCTGCGACAGACTGCGGCAGCAGGCGATCCGACTCGCCGTCGAGGACGAGGACTCTCCGCTGTACGGTGCCGACGCCGCCCATGTCGTCGTACGCGGCGGGCGGCTGCACATGAAGGACAACCCGGCGCAGGGGGAGACCTACCGGCAACTCCTGACGCGCAACGACCGCGGCCACCTGGAGACGCTCGGGACCTTCACCCCACCGTCGGGACCGGCGCGGTTCTCCATGTACGCCTACGGCGCGATGTTCGCCGAGGTCGCCGTGGACGCCCGGCTGGGGCTGGTTCGCGTGCGGCGGATGCTCGGCGTGTACGACGCGGGCCGGATCATCAGCCCCAAGCTCGCCGACAGCCAGGCACTCGGCGCGATGGTCGGCGGCATCGGAGCTGCCCTGCTCGAGCACACAGTGACCGACCACCGCGACGGCCGGATAGTGAACGCCAACCTGGCCGACTACCTCCTCCCGGTCAACGCCGACATCCCCGACCTGCGCGCGATCTACCTCGACGGCGAGGACCCTGAAGCCGACCCCATCGGCGTCAAGGGCCTCGGTGAGATCGTGCAGGTCGGCGTGGCACCAGCCGTGGCCAACGCCGTGTTCCACGCCACCGGGCGCCGGATCCGCGAACTACCCATCACAGCGGAGGCGTTGCTCTGA
- a CDS encoding xanthine dehydrogenase family protein molybdopterin-binding subunit, whose product MSPQPQAAVGAPLSRVDGRLKVTGKAQYAADFDPDGVVHAVVVDSTVALGRITGIDTRAAEAQPGVLTVISHLNAPTLEYRDNPGGYNPPGRRLRAFQDDQILFHGQPVAVVVATTLEVAQHAADLVKVEYESRKPTTDMSGSPAGGQPQNYARGDAEAALDSSAVRMEMTYGLARNHHNAMEPHATVARWDGDRLTVWDKTQWVQGTRNELAAVFGIPQDSVRVISPFVGGAFGNASRVWPQTTIAAVAARETGRPVKLALTREQLYFHVGYRPTYEYRVRVGSDRRGRVTGMIHDLRSETSRYETHGEPILSLGQMLYDTPNVRMTHRSVPLDVNTPTWMRGPGYATASYAVESAMDELAYELGVDPIELRLRNEPEDDPSDGLPFSTRRLRECLATGAREFGWNRRDPRPRSTRDGDWLIGTGMAAGAYHTRRDPAQASVRLDADGTALVQSAASDMGPGTYTSMTQVAADALGLTMRNVTFRLGDSLMPPAPLQGGSKTMASVGSAVQDGCDKLRQQAIRLAVADEGSPLYGVDPDDVVVRGGRLHVKDNPARGETYRQLLARNNRTRLEANGSYTPGEEVERFSTHAYAATFAEVAVDARLGLVRVRRMLGVYDAGRIISPKLADSQALGAMVGGIGTALLEHTVTDHRDGRIVNANLADYLVPVNADVPDLRAIYLEGEDTEADPLGVKGLGEVVQVGVAPAVANAVFHATGRRIRELPITAEAML is encoded by the coding sequence ATGAGCCCGCAGCCGCAGGCAGCCGTCGGCGCACCGCTCTCCCGGGTGGACGGGCGGCTCAAGGTCACCGGCAAGGCACAGTACGCCGCCGACTTCGACCCCGACGGCGTCGTGCACGCGGTCGTCGTCGACAGCACCGTCGCCCTGGGTCGGATCACCGGCATCGACACCCGCGCCGCCGAAGCCCAGCCCGGCGTACTGACGGTGATCAGCCACCTCAACGCACCCACGCTGGAGTACCGCGACAACCCCGGGGGATACAACCCGCCCGGCAGACGGCTGCGCGCCTTCCAGGACGACCAGATCCTCTTCCACGGTCAGCCGGTCGCCGTGGTGGTGGCCACCACCCTGGAGGTCGCGCAGCACGCCGCGGACCTGGTGAAGGTCGAGTACGAGTCGCGGAAGCCCACGACCGACATGAGCGGCAGCCCGGCCGGCGGCCAGCCCCAGAACTACGCCCGGGGCGACGCGGAGGCGGCGCTGGACTCCTCGGCCGTACGCATGGAGATGACCTACGGGCTCGCCCGCAATCACCACAACGCGATGGAGCCGCACGCCACCGTCGCCCGCTGGGACGGCGACCGGCTCACCGTCTGGGACAAGACGCAGTGGGTGCAGGGCACCCGGAACGAACTCGCCGCCGTGTTCGGCATCCCGCAGGACTCGGTGCGCGTGATCTCACCGTTCGTCGGCGGCGCGTTCGGCAACGCGTCGAGGGTCTGGCCGCAGACCACCATCGCGGCCGTCGCCGCTCGCGAGACGGGGCGTCCGGTGAAGCTCGCGCTGACCCGCGAGCAGCTCTACTTCCATGTGGGCTACCGGCCCACGTACGAGTACCGGGTACGGGTGGGCAGTGACCGGCGCGGACGGGTGACCGGGATGATCCACGACCTGAGGTCGGAGACGTCCCGTTACGAGACGCACGGCGAGCCCATCCTGTCGCTCGGGCAGATGCTCTACGACACGCCCAACGTCCGCATGACGCACCGGTCGGTGCCGTTGGACGTGAACACACCGACGTGGATGCGCGGCCCCGGCTACGCCACCGCCTCCTACGCCGTCGAGTCGGCGATGGACGAACTCGCGTACGAGCTGGGCGTCGACCCGATCGAGCTGCGGCTGCGCAACGAACCGGAGGACGACCCGTCCGACGGGCTGCCGTTCTCCACCCGGCGGCTGCGCGAGTGCCTCGCCACCGGCGCCCGCGAGTTCGGCTGGAACCGCCGCGACCCCCGGCCGCGCTCCACCCGCGACGGCGACTGGCTGATCGGCACCGGCATGGCCGCCGGCGCCTACCACACCCGGCGGGACCCGGCCCAGGCCTCGGTCCGGCTGGACGCCGACGGCACCGCGCTGGTGCAGTCCGCCGCCAGTGACATGGGGCCGGGCACGTACACCTCCATGACGCAGGTCGCCGCGGACGCCCTCGGCCTGACCATGCGCAACGTGACCTTCCGGCTCGGCGACTCCCTCATGCCGCCGGCGCCGCTGCAGGGCGGTTCGAAGACCATGGCCAGCGTCGGCTCCGCCGTTCAGGACGGCTGCGACAAGCTGCGGCAGCAGGCGATCAGGCTGGCCGTCGCGGACGAGGGATCGCCGCTGTACGGCGTCGACCCGGACGATGTCGTCGTACGGGGCGGCCGGCTGCACGTGAAGGACAACCCGGCGCGCGGGGAGACCTACCGTCAGCTCCTGGCCCGCAACAACCGCACCCGCCTCGAGGCGAACGGGTCCTACACGCCGGGCGAGGAAGTGGAACGGTTCTCCACCCATGCCTACGCGGCGACCTTCGCCGAGGTCGCCGTGGACGCCCGGCTGGGCCTGGTTCGCGTGCGGCGGATGCTCGGCGTGTACGACGCGGGCCGCATCATCAGTCCCAAGCTCGCGGACAGCCAGGCACTCGGAGCCATGGTGGGCGGTATCGGCACGGCTCTCCTTGAGCACACGGTCACCGACCACCGCGACGGCCGGATCGTGAACGCCAACCTCGCCGACTACCTAGTGCCCGTCAACGCCGACGTCCCCGACCTGCGAGCGATCTACCTCGAAGGGGAGGACACGGAGGCCGACCCCTTGGGCGTCAAGGGCCTCGGGGAGGTCGTGCAGGTCGGCGTGGCACCGGCCGTCGCCAACGCCGTGTTCCACGCCACCGGGCGCCGGATCCGCGAACTGCCCATCACCGCCGAGGCGATGCTCTGA